A single region of the Thermococcus paralvinellae genome encodes:
- a CDS encoding MFS transporter — MSLWLKGIGLSFSEIGLAQSVSEIAQLLTDFPTGGVADRHGRVKTYAAGSSLFGVGLLIIGLTQSLSAVLVGATLSGFGMALVSGTLVPWLYDALNDRKAVQQTLGKLKAISGPVRFAGGFIGGCLASVAPNLPVLTAGMLSIASAIIALFLLPDNYGNRKAKYGELLRRGLREIRKNRALHLLLASSFFLSFTARAFFTFWMLLLVQRGLPREYLGVFFALLLLSTSAGGLIAQKLEPTSKTAAILTALLGAEIAMLGIIENLAISIALLFALEVTLGARFPVVAVLKNNFIPKEIRSTVTSAMSTIGSGFTAISNVLVGAFAEKLGLGKAYFIAGSLGMLAALPLLGLTFLSVPDERGNMPEKS, encoded by the coding sequence CTGAGTCTATGGCTTAAAGGCATTGGTCTGAGCTTTTCTGAGATAGGTTTAGCCCAGAGCGTTTCTGAGATTGCGCAGCTCCTCACTGACTTTCCGACTGGAGGAGTTGCCGACAGGCACGGTAGAGTCAAGACCTATGCTGCTGGAAGTTCCCTCTTTGGTGTTGGACTGCTTATCATAGGACTCACACAGAGCCTTTCGGCAGTTCTGGTGGGGGCTACACTTTCGGGTTTTGGCATGGCACTCGTAAGTGGAACGTTAGTTCCATGGCTCTACGATGCGTTAAACGACAGAAAGGCCGTCCAGCAAACTCTTGGAAAGTTAAAGGCAATCTCGGGACCAGTGAGATTCGCTGGAGGATTCATTGGCGGTTGCCTTGCCTCGGTCGCTCCAAATCTGCCCGTGCTAACCGCGGGGATGCTCTCGATAGCCTCTGCGATAATCGCTCTGTTTTTGCTGCCCGACAACTACGGCAACAGAAAAGCAAAATATGGGGAGCTGCTCAGAAGAGGGTTGAGGGAAATCAGAAAGAACAGGGCACTTCACTTACTGTTGGCTTCCTCTTTCTTTCTGAGCTTCACTGCGAGAGCATTCTTCACATTTTGGATGCTCCTGCTGGTTCAACGCGGTCTCCCCAGAGAATATCTTGGAGTGTTCTTCGCTTTACTGCTTCTCTCAACATCTGCAGGAGGTCTGATTGCCCAAAAGCTTGAACCAACATCGAAAACCGCGGCAATACTAACCGCCCTGCTTGGGGCAGAGATTGCCATGCTTGGCATCATTGAAAACTTGGCTATAAGCATTGCCCTGCTCTTTGCGCTTGAGGTAACTCTCGGTGCAAGGTTTCCTGTGGTAGCGGTGCTTAAGAACAACTTTATCCCGAAAGAAATCCGTTCAACAGTAACTTCAGCGATGAGCACTATCGGAAGCGGATTTACAGCTATAAGCAATGTGCTGGTCGGTGCCTTTGCTGAAAAACTGGGTCTTGGGAAAGCGTATTTTATCGCGGGATCTCTTGGAATGCTGGCGGCACTCCCCCTGCTAGGATTAACCTTTTTAAGTGTCCCTGATGAAAGAGGAAACATGCCTGAAAAAAGTTGA
- a CDS encoding SLC13 family permease yields MRQMRNPIARKFMEEWLLTLTLVGLVITSLYLERFPSYSKNDFKVIFTLFVFLVIIRGLERSGFLYSIASKVEKGRHLSLKLIFLTALLSMFMTNDVALLTIVPLTLALNVENKGILVILETITANGASSLTPFGNPQNIFIYYHYHVHPWEFIRTIAPFTFASLIFVLFIAYTKAKIRGYGREIANFDKKAYHYLFFFVLFILAVLRVLPLEVGILPVIYSLLFDMRALFIDYFLLATFLAFFGFTDNLMHILSFNLQNSTQVFLYSSLASQVISNVPSALLFADFTSDWRALLWGVSVGGYGTLISSLANLISYRLYRAYCNDSKSYLLRFHFYNFLAFLMGILVYFIFVMNHLSILQILS; encoded by the coding sequence ATGAGACAAATGAGAAATCCAATTGCCAGAAAGTTTATGGAAGAGTGGCTTCTCACTCTAACACTTGTGGGATTGGTTATAACATCCCTTTACTTGGAGCGTTTTCCGTCATACAGCAAAAATGACTTTAAAGTTATCTTTACACTCTTTGTCTTTTTAGTTATCATTAGAGGTCTAGAAAGGAGTGGCTTTTTATACAGCATAGCGTCCAAAGTTGAAAAAGGACGACATTTATCTTTAAAGTTGATTTTCCTCACAGCTCTTCTATCAATGTTCATGACAAATGATGTTGCTCTATTAACGATTGTTCCACTAACATTGGCACTAAACGTGGAAAATAAAGGCATTTTGGTAATTCTAGAGACTATAACAGCCAATGGGGCTTCTTCACTCACCCCCTTCGGAAATCCACAAAATATCTTTATCTATTATCACTATCACGTTCATCCCTGGGAGTTCATTAGGACAATTGCACCTTTCACATTCGCCTCACTTATCTTTGTTTTATTTATCGCTTATACGAAGGCTAAAATTAGGGGCTATGGCAGAGAGATAGCAAACTTCGACAAAAAAGCTTACCACTACTTATTTTTCTTTGTACTATTTATTTTGGCCGTTTTGAGAGTGTTACCCCTTGAAGTTGGCATTCTACCAGTAATCTACTCCCTACTATTTGATATGAGGGCTTTGTTCATTGACTATTTCCTTTTGGCAACATTTCTAGCCTTCTTTGGTTTTACAGACAATCTTATGCACATCCTAAGCTTTAACCTTCAGAACTCCACTCAGGTTTTCCTATATTCATCTCTTGCAAGTCAAGTAATCAGCAATGTTCCTTCGGCTCTGCTCTTTGCTGACTTTACGAGCGACTGGAGAGCCCTGCTCTGGGGAGTTAGTGTTGGCGGCTACGGAACTTTAATCAGCTCTTTGGCAAATCTAATCTCCTATCGCCTCTACAGAGCCTACTGCAACGATTCGAAAAGCTATTTATTAAGATTCCACTTCTACAACTTCCTAGCTTTCCTAATGGGAATTTTAGTGTATTTTATATTTGTAATGAATCATTTGTCTATTCTCCAAATTTTGTCCTAA
- a CDS encoding molybdopterin molybdotransferase MoeA: MREFKKLTPYEEAFQLMLNDISEIPDVEEVSLDEALGRVLAEDVKSPIDSPPFDRSAVDGYAVRAEDTFQAREYAPVELEVIYEITAGMESKAEVTSGKAVKLMTGNKMPKGANAVIMQEHVKREGNKIYVLRPVAPGQNVAFKGEDIKKGQVILKKGQILRPQDLSLLKSVGIKKVKVKRKPRVGIIVTGDELIEELDEKALTEGKILESNSIMLKGLVRQYFGEPVFYGVVPDDESTIKEKLERAKNECDLVLITGGSAFGDKDYAHRFVKLLFHGTTIKPGRPVGYGERVFVMSGYPVAVFAQFHLFVKYALAKLVGANFEPIKVKAKLTARVSSTLGRYEFVKVWYEDGKAKPIRKSGSGLISSLVESNGYITIPEDSEGYLEGEEVEVVLY; this comes from the coding sequence ATGCGCGAGTTTAAAAAGCTGACACCCTACGAAGAAGCATTCCAGCTCATGCTTAATGACATTAGTGAAATCCCAGATGTTGAAGAAGTAAGCTTAGATGAAGCCCTTGGAAGAGTTCTTGCTGAAGATGTAAAAAGCCCGATAGATTCTCCACCTTTCGACCGTTCAGCGGTTGATGGCTACGCTGTAAGAGCTGAAGACACTTTCCAAGCTAGAGAATATGCCCCCGTTGAATTAGAGGTCATATATGAGATAACTGCAGGGATGGAGAGCAAGGCAGAGGTTACATCAGGAAAGGCTGTAAAGCTTATGACAGGAAATAAAATGCCAAAAGGTGCTAATGCCGTCATTATGCAGGAACATGTGAAGAGAGAAGGAAACAAAATTTATGTGTTAAGACCTGTTGCTCCAGGACAGAACGTTGCCTTCAAAGGTGAAGACATAAAGAAAGGGCAAGTTATCTTAAAAAAAGGACAAATTCTTAGACCTCAGGATTTGTCTCTCTTAAAAAGTGTTGGGATAAAGAAAGTGAAGGTTAAGAGGAAGCCGAGAGTAGGAATAATTGTCACGGGAGATGAGCTCATTGAAGAGCTCGATGAAAAAGCTCTGACAGAGGGTAAAATCTTAGAGAGCAACTCAATAATGTTAAAAGGCTTAGTTAGGCAGTACTTCGGAGAGCCAGTGTTTTACGGAGTTGTTCCAGATGATGAAAGTACTATCAAAGAAAAGCTTGAGAGAGCTAAGAACGAGTGCGATTTGGTTTTGATCACGGGCGGTAGTGCATTTGGAGACAAGGACTATGCTCATCGCTTTGTTAAGTTGCTCTTCCACGGAACCACAATAAAGCCAGGAAGGCCTGTAGGATACGGCGAGAGGGTTTTTGTAATGAGTGGCTATCCAGTTGCAGTTTTTGCCCAATTTCACCTCTTCGTCAAATATGCCCTCGCAAAGCTTGTTGGGGCCAACTTCGAGCCAATTAAGGTCAAAGCAAAGCTAACAGCAAGGGTTTCATCAACTTTGGGAAGGTATGAGTTTGTCAAGGTTTGGTATGAGGATGGAAAAGCAAAGCCGATAAGGAAGAGTGGAAGTGGGTTGATAAGCTCTTTAGTGGAGAGCAATGGATACATAACAATTCCAGAGGACAGCGAGGGATATCTGGAGGGGGAAGAAGTGGAGGTTGTGCTTTATTAA
- a CDS encoding metallophosphoesterase, which yields MRIIAVTDIHGNSNKAEQLAERLKGEEFDIILIAGDITHFKGRESAEKSLSYFLELRKPIYAVMGNCDGRNVLDLLEELGISLHDKRIEINGIGIVGFGGSNITPFSTIWEFHEDKIWESLNRNYRDGDILLMHVPPYGTKVDRTFTGLHVGSKALRKFIEEKQPPLVICGHIHEARGVDEIGKTLIVNPGPLFRGYYAVIDVDKGGE from the coding sequence ATGAGAATAATTGCAGTAACTGACATCCACGGAAATTCCAACAAAGCAGAACAGTTGGCTGAGAGACTTAAAGGAGAGGAGTTTGATATCATTTTGATAGCTGGTGACATAACGCATTTCAAAGGCAGAGAAAGTGCAGAAAAGAGTCTAAGCTACTTTTTGGAGCTTAGAAAGCCAATATACGCTGTAATGGGCAACTGTGATGGTAGAAATGTTTTGGATTTGCTTGAAGAACTTGGAATCAGTCTTCATGACAAAAGAATTGAAATTAATGGAATTGGGATTGTAGGCTTTGGTGGTTCAAACATAACTCCTTTCTCAACAATCTGGGAGTTTCATGAAGATAAAATCTGGGAGAGCTTAAACAGAAACTATCGCGATGGAGACATTTTGCTTATGCATGTTCCACCCTATGGAACAAAAGTTGATAGGACATTCACTGGTCTTCACGTAGGAAGCAAAGCTTTGAGAAAATTCATAGAAGAGAAGCAGCCTCCTTTAGTCATCTGCGGGCACATTCACGAAGCGAGGGGAGTCGATGAAATTGGAAAGACATTGATAGTCAATCCAGGTCCGTTGTTTAGAGGATATTACGCTGTGATTGATGTAGACAAAGGGGGAGAGTAA
- a CDS encoding MogA/MoaB family molybdenum cofactor biosynthesis protein: MSHEEHRAKAPKKFKFAVITVSDTASAGKKEDLSGYYIIEELKKAGNENTYYKIVPDEKLAILRAVLEALEKADVVITTGGTGITRRDVTIEAIRLLFDKELVGFGEIFRLKSFEEVGTAAVLTRTTAGIIRDKESKVVFCLPGSLNAVKTGVEIIKKEAYHILKHARE; encoded by the coding sequence ATGTCCCATGAAGAGCATAGAGCAAAAGCCCCTAAGAAGTTTAAATTTGCTGTTATAACGGTTAGCGATACTGCAAGTGCTGGTAAAAAAGAAGACTTGAGCGGTTATTACATAATTGAGGAACTGAAGAAAGCAGGAAATGAGAATACCTATTATAAGATTGTTCCAGATGAAAAGCTGGCAATCCTCAGGGCGGTACTTGAGGCCCTTGAAAAGGCCGATGTAGTAATTACAACGGGCGGCACTGGAATAACAAGAAGAGATGTTACAATTGAAGCTATAAGACTTCTATTCGACAAGGAGCTTGTGGGCTTTGGTGAAATCTTCAGACTCAAGAGCTTTGAGGAAGTTGGAACTGCTGCTGTATTGACAAGGACAACAGCTGGAATAATAAGGGATAAAGAGAGCAAAGTGGTCTTTTGCCTACCAGGTAGCTTGAATGCAGTGAAAACTGGGGTTGAGATAATCAAGAAGGAAGCATATCACATCCTGAAGCATGCAAGAGAATGA
- a CDS encoding pyridoxal phosphate-dependent aminotransferase, with protein sequence MALSDVLERVNPSEIRKLFDLAQGIEGIISLGIGEPDFDTPEHIKEYAKEALDKGLTHYSPNAGILELREAVSEKLKRDNGIDTDPKTQIMITVGANQTLLMGFATFLKDGDEVLIPSPMFVSYAPAVILAGGKPVEVPTYEEDEFRLNVDELKKYITPKTKALIINTPNNPTGSVLTKKDLEEIADFVVEHDLMILSDEVYEYFVYDGVKNHSIASLDGMFERTITINGFSKTFAMTGWRLGFVAAPEWVIEKMVRFQMYNATCPVTFVQYAAAKALRDERSWKAVEEMRKEYDRRRQMVWKRLNEMGLPTVKPKGAFYIFPRIKETGLTSKEFSELMIKEAKVVVVPGSAFGRAGEGYIRISYATAYEKLKEAMDRMEKVLKERKLV encoded by the coding sequence ATGGCGCTAAGTGATGTATTGGAGCGTGTAAATCCTTCTGAAATTAGAAAACTTTTTGATTTGGCTCAGGGTATTGAGGGAATAATCTCATTAGGAATTGGAGAGCCGGATTTTGATACGCCAGAGCATATCAAGGAGTATGCAAAAGAAGCTTTGGACAAGGGACTAACACATTATAGCCCTAATGCTGGAATCTTAGAACTTAGAGAAGCGGTTTCTGAAAAGCTGAAGAGAGATAACGGTATTGATACAGACCCTAAAACGCAAATTATGATAACTGTCGGCGCTAATCAAACCTTACTGATGGGATTTGCAACATTTCTTAAGGATGGGGATGAAGTTTTAATCCCCTCACCGATGTTTGTCAGTTATGCTCCCGCTGTTATTCTAGCAGGGGGAAAGCCGGTTGAAGTCCCAACCTATGAAGAAGATGAATTCCGCTTGAATGTTGATGAGCTTAAAAAGTACATAACACCAAAGACAAAAGCGTTGATAATAAATACCCCAAATAATCCAACCGGATCAGTTTTAACTAAAAAAGACCTTGAAGAAATTGCAGACTTTGTAGTTGAGCATGATTTGATGATTCTAAGCGACGAAGTTTACGAATATTTTGTTTATGATGGTGTTAAGAACCACAGCATCGCTTCTCTTGATGGAATGTTTGAGAGGACTATCACAATAAATGGCTTCTCAAAGACTTTTGCAATGACTGGCTGGCGTTTAGGCTTTGTCGCTGCTCCAGAATGGGTTATTGAAAAGATGGTTAGGTTCCAGATGTACAACGCAACCTGCCCAGTAACATTTGTCCAATATGCAGCTGCTAAGGCTTTGAGGGACGAGAGGAGCTGGAAGGCCGTTGAGGAGATGCGCAAGGAATACGACAGAAGGAGACAGATGGTCTGGAAGCGCTTAAATGAGATGGGACTGCCAACAGTCAAGCCTAAGGGAGCGTTTTACATATTCCCACGCATAAAAGAGACTGGGCTAACGAGCAAAGAGTTCAGCGAGCTTATGATTAAGGAGGCAAAAGTTGTAGTAGTTCCGGGAAGTGCTTTTGGACGAGCCGGAGAGGGCTACATAAGGATCAGCTATGCAACAGCCTATGAGAAGCTTAAAGAGGCCATGGACAGAATGGAGAAAGTGCTGAAAGAAAGAAAGCTTGTGTGA
- a CDS encoding class I SAM-dependent methyltransferase — protein MYELYTVLAEYYDAIYRRRVERVKEEIDFVEEIFKNDAKREIKKILDLACGTGIPTVELARRGYEVTGLDLHEEMLTVAKKKAEREGLNIEFIHGDALDMDFENEFDAVTMFFSSIMYFDENAIKELFNSVIKALEPGGVFVADFPCWYYGRSDRPIVWNAEKGEERLIITDWREVEPATQKLHFKRLVQIINPNGEVRAFFVHDVLNIYTVREMKLLAKEYFEDVKIYGNLKRSLSPNDQRYWLVGIAP, from the coding sequence ATGTACGAGCTCTATACCGTTTTGGCTGAGTACTACGATGCGATTTACCGACGCAGGGTAGAGCGGGTTAAGGAGGAGATAGACTTCGTCGAGGAAATTTTCAAGAACGATGCAAAAAGAGAAATCAAGAAGATTCTTGACTTAGCTTGCGGAACTGGAATTCCAACGGTTGAGCTGGCAAGGAGGGGTTATGAAGTTACCGGTCTTGACCTTCATGAGGAGATGTTGACCGTTGCCAAGAAGAAAGCTGAGAGAGAAGGTCTTAACATTGAGTTCATCCATGGTGATGCTCTTGATATGGACTTTGAAAATGAATTCGATGCAGTGACGATGTTCTTTTCAAGCATCATGTACTTCGACGAAAATGCAATTAAAGAATTATTTAATTCTGTAATTAAAGCATTAGAGCCAGGAGGAGTATTTGTTGCAGATTTTCCGTGCTGGTATTATGGGAGGAGTGATAGGCCAATAGTATGGAATGCAGAAAAAGGTGAAGAAAGGCTAATAATAACAGATTGGCGTGAAGTTGAGCCAGCGACCCAAAAACTGCATTTTAAAAGGCTTGTTCAGATTATCAATCCGAATGGAGAGGTTAGAGCCTTTTTTGTCCATGATGTACTCAACATTTATACAGTCAGAGAGATGAAGCTTTTAGCTAAAGAGTACTTTGAAGACGTGAAGATATACGGCAATCTTAAGAGGTCGCTAAGTCCCAATGACCAAAGATACTGGCTCGTTGGAATAGCACCTTAA